Proteins found in one Plectropomus leopardus isolate mb chromosome 9, YSFRI_Pleo_2.0, whole genome shotgun sequence genomic segment:
- the bcorl1 gene encoding BCL-6 corepressor-like protein 1 isoform X3, with translation MQVDPTLMNVGDGGTVSREISAPNKASASMVGNPPQTLPPEFRGDVTLSQQNKTTPTTDCKTAKACLDTSNYNHSPELSSPQQPNNAPTSGPALTGSEKRADKRAEAPKLKADGASVFPTPQWTSGVKVSREDSLNPCHSNVTSSKKSHPQSQPVQSVPPGFQCSAMFKPVQPVAFLPSTNFPSPLCKITLPPALGQIAALREATASQFQKEIQPQSSGVGGTPLMRTYPYPFSVGRTPATEKKAGMSSSKLKSNHSSNKNAKSVGEHKSLASVVASPAIALPLQHPSLTPAAPTRYTLSPTAAICCGSALASLTSQSRLLNHVEKSNSIDKTTMGSLKTTPPSASEDHTACSVEPRDVPLDLSAKSKRPKCINDPPVTMIEPYNNESNQRDFLNSKRTHSTTYSSAVQYPILPNTHRNGSHQKQINRPQNHQVIEPKPTWGKGASQDPIKNIPGTYVGVASPILASTLRGKDGKGTFADEFQSFAKQEFISIIDQGEHLASGGKKPSCLMKGNQHAHSIKHVKNTSTAITKHCPSKGALTTALSSTASAPPLQKPGAGKTAVPYSTTVVNPAWQPPSHPPHQASSVQRKITQGSPKMKSTAAAEGSKFQSAHHSPSKPEEDKWERMKSPLSNLASIVKQQALETAVTTGEGNPQPSPAASRKADVLNPLTGSQDTQSKHTSVFEYPPYWSVEKWAGVPPQGDSTMKRHEKANATEPLENNTELGSSQGEHVGLQAKQGSSKPAVQSHLFGSNASTNGNRMESKLAQVLEGETLKKESGASDSPPSEKLDGIVASILTGQCAAGGDKFEKKTNGTKEESPTKAKAAAVKQKKTSPKKPAKEKSPPDSSKKAAGKKKRDAENTPTKVSCQKKKKKQCAPMLEQTLSAGKLSPPSKEPSPRDKISPNKAEQPTRNKLVSDSSGSTQSEDTPVSLSRSAIPSKDTDTTGSSFPRLRRGRRRADEARLDLWGFATPSPPPPQMPPPPVSPSPPPPPPQPAPRPRGRPRSNPTPHRAQGKSKAASAEGDTPASKKRRRCRSKKYQTGEYITEKDKLEDGEHLKESDSLRQDGGVPADPQADQCPSPTACSPDPPPRRPSFTRSGSVRYQETEVSPECNDKPSGKRKFKSKHLSDNDEQKIKTKRSSLGKRAASLALDDDGADVKRAGSPPPTLKSLPSSPSNKKGSSGRSSGSESPPKRPIPPEVRRLIVNKNAGETLLQRAARLGYQDVVQYCLEKDIREVNRRDNAGYTALHEASSRGWTQIVQMLLKYGADVNCSAQDGTRPLHDAVASDNLPIVWLLLNHGADPTLATYSGHTPVKLAHSPSMKTFLTEYFTDLEGRKEQDSSLPWDFYSSSLFASVTGSS, from the exons Atgcag GTGGATCCTACACTAATGAATGTAGGGGATGGAGGCACGGTGAGCAGAGAGATCAGTGCTCCAAATAAAGCGTCTGCTAGTATGGTGGGAAATCCCCCCCAGACGCTTCCCCCTGAGTTTAGAGGAGATGTTACCCTCAGTCAGCAAAACAAGACCACTCCAACAACAGACTGTAAGACAGCAAAAGCTTGCCTGGACACTAGCAATTACAACCACAGCCCTGAGCTTTCTTCACCTCAACAGCCCAACAATGCACCGACATCCGGCCCGGCCCTCACGGGCTCAGAGAAGAGAGCAGACAAAAGGGCAGAGGCCCCTAAACTCAAGGCTGATGGGGCCAGTGTTTTCCCTACTCCTCAGTGGACAAGTGGCGTGAAAGTCAGCCGGGAGGACTCGCTCAACCCCTGTCACAGCAATGTGACGTCCAGTAAGAAATCACACCCGCAAAGTCAACCTGTGCAAAGTGTTCCACCTGGGTTTCAGTGCTCTGCCATGTTTAAACCAGTCCAGCCTGTTGCCTTCCTTCCTTCCACTAATTTTCCCTCTCCACTTTGTAAAATCACTCTTCCACCAGCATTGGGTCAGATCGCAGCGTTGAGAGAAGCCACAGCCAGTCAGTTTCAGAAAGAAATTCAGCCTCAGAGCTCAGGTGTCGGAGGAACACCTCTCATGCGGACCTATCCATATCCGTTCTCGGTGGGCCGGACTCCAGCCACAGAGAAAAAAGCCGGAATGTCATCGTCAAAGCTTAAATCTAACCATTCATCTAATAAGAACGCCAAATCGGTGGGAGAGCATAAATCTTTAGCCTCAGTGGTAGCCTCACCAGCTATTGCCCTACCATTGCAGCACCCGTCATTAACTCCTGCAGCACCCACACGCTACACGCTGTCTCCCACTGCTGCCATTTGCTGTGGCTCTGCACTGGCCAGCCTCACCTCTCAGAGCAGACTGCTGAACCATGTGGAGAAGAGCAATAGCATAGACAAGACAACTATGGGCTCCCTTAAAACGACACCCCCCTCTGCTTCAGAGGACCACACAGCCTGTTCTGTTGAACCACGCGATGTTCCTCTTGATTTATCTGCTAAATCAAAACGTCCAAAATGCATAAATGACCCTCCAGTTACAATGATTGAGCCTTATAATAATGAGTCAAATCAAAGAGATTTTCTGAACTCAAAGAGGACTCATTCTACAACTTATAGCTCAGCTGTGCAATACCCTATCTTACCCAACACCCACAGAAATGGATCCCatcaaaagcaaataaataggCCTCAGAATCACCAGGTCATTGAACCCAAACCCACCTGGGGTAAAGGAGCTTCGCAAGACCCCATAAAAAACATCCCAGGAACTTATGTAGGTGTGGCGAGCCCAATTCTGGCCTCCACGCTTCGGGGCAAAGATGGAAAAGGGACTTTTGCAGATGAATTCCAGAGTTTTGCAAAGCAGGAGTTTATATCTATAATTGACCAAGGAGAGCATCTGGCCTCAGGAGGAAAGAAGCCATCCTGTCTGATGAAGGGCAACCAACACGCTCACAGCATcaagcatgtcaaaaacaccagCACAGCCATAACTAAGCACTGTCCCTCTAAAGGAGCCCTAACGACGGCCCTGTCAAGCACTGCCAGTGCTCCGCCTCTTCAGAAACCTGGAGCTGGCAAAACAGCGGTGCCGTACTCTACCACTGTTGTCAATCCAGCTTGGCAGCCCCCTTCTCATCCTCCACACCAAGCATCGTCTGTTCAGAGAAAAATCACACAAGGATCCCCAAAGATGAAGAGCACTGCAGCTGCAGAAGGATCTAAGTTTCAGAGTGCCCATCACAGCCCGTCCAAACCTGAGGAGGACAAGTGGGAGAGAATGAAGTCTCCCCTGTCTAACCTGGCGTCCATCGTGAAGCAGCAAGCTCTCGAAACAGCAGTAACAACGGGCGAGGGTAATCCTCAACCCTCACCTGCTGCATCAAGAAAAGCTGATGTTCTGAACCCACTCACTGGGAGCCAAGACACCCAATCCAAACATACTTCTGTTTTTGAATATCCGCCATACTGGTCAGTGGAAAAATGGGCTGGTGTGCCACCTCAAGGGGACTCAACTATGAAGAGGCACGAGAAGGCGAATGCCACTGAGCCTTTGGAGAATAATACTGAGTTAGGCAGCAGCCAAGGAGAACACGTGGGATTACAAGCGAAGCAGGGCTCCTCAAAACCTGCCGTTCAGTCTCACCTCTTTGGGAGCAACGCATCAACAAACGGGAACAGGATGGAGAGCAAACTAGCCCAGGTGTTAGAGGGGGAGACGTTGAAGAAAGAAAGTGGGGCATCAGACAGTCCTCCCAGTGAAAAATTGGATGGTATTGTCGCGTCAATTCTAACAGGCCAGTGTGCAGCGGGAGGCGACAAGTTtgagaagaaaacaaatggAACCAAAGAGGAGTCGCCAACCAAAGCAAAAGCTGCCGCcgtcaaacaaaagaaaaccagtCCTAAGAAGCCAGCGAAGGAAAAGTCACCGCCGGACTCATCAAAGAAAGCTGCAGGAAAGAAAAAGCGAGACGCAGAAAACACTCCGACCAAAGTGTCCTGCCAAAAGAAG AAGAAGAAACAATGTGCACCTATGCTGGAGCAGACTCTATCAGCGGGGAAACTTTCTCCACCGAGCAAAGAGCCGAGTCCGAGGGACAAGATCAGTCCCAACAAGGCTGAGCAACCAACGCGCAACAAATTAG TTTCAGATAGCAGCGGCAGTACGCAGAGCGAAGACACTCCCGTGTCTCTCAGTCGCTCGGCTATACCCAGTAAGGACACCGACACCACAGGGAGCTCCTTCCCAAGACTGAGGAGAGGGCGACGGCGAGCTGACGAAGCTCGACTTGACCTCTGGGGCTTTGCAACGCCTTCCCCTCCACCCCCACAAATGCCTCCTCCCCCAGTTTCACcttccccccctccccctcccccccaacCTGCCCCCCGTCCGAGAGGGAGGCCTCGCTCAAACCCCACGCCACACCGAGCTCAGGGCAAGAGCAAGGCAGCCAGCGCAGAGGGCGACACGCCTGCATCTAAGAAACGTCGGCGATGTCGTAGCAAAAAGTATCAGACCGGGGAATACATCACTGAGAAAGACAAGCTGGAAGACGGAGAGCACCTCAAGGAATCTGACTCCCTGAGACAGGACGGCGGAGTCCCAGCAG ATCCACAGGCGGATCAGTGTCCAAGTCCCAccgcctgcagtccagaccctCCTCCACGAAGACCCTCGTTCACTCGCTCGGGGTCGGTCCGCTACCAGGAGACTGAGGTATCTCCAGAGTGCAATGACAAGCCTTCAGGGAAGAGGAAGTTCAAAAGCAAACACCTAAGTGACAATGATGAGCAGAAG ATTAAGACCAAACGCAGCAGCTTGGGCAAGCGTGCTGCCTCGCTCGCCCTGGATGATGATGGTGCTGATGTAAAAAGAGCAGGAAGCCCTCCACCCACTCTAAAAAGTTTGCCGTCATCTCCATCCAATAAGAAAGGCTCATCGGGGAGAAGCAGCGGTTCAGAGTCTCCACCCAAAAGACCCATTCCTCCGGAGGTCCGTCGGCTGATTGTCAATAAAAATGCCGGGGAGACATTGCTGCAACGTGCTGCACGTTTGGGCTATCAG GATGTAGTTCAGTACTGCCTTGAAAAGGACATCAGGGAGGTTAATCGACGTGATAATGCCGGTTACACAGCCCTGCACGAAGCGTCCTCACGAGGCTGGACTCAGATTGTCCAGATGCTGCTGAAATACGGCGCTGACGTCAACTGTAGCGCCCAGGATGGGACAAG